The sequence GGGGCGGTACGTGGCTTCCCAGTCCGGTCAGGGCCGCGTAGCGAGGGCGCTCGGGGGGTTTGGTCATGGTGGGTCACCGCGGGGTGTAGATGCGTTTGTGGCCGGTCAGGGCGGCGAGTCGGAAGGGTCCGGTGGTCTGCGGGGGCAGGGGGTGGTCGCCGCCGTCGGTGGGCAGCTGTGTCTCGTGCAGGTCGCGGTAGCGGGCGTAGGTGAGTGCCTGGCGGCGGTCGACGACGGTGCGGTGGGCGGTGCGGCGCAGGTGGCGGCGGTATCCGGGGACGACGGTGCCGGCGAAGAACTCCGCGACGCTGCCTGAGCCGTAGCTCATCAGGCCCACTGGTTGTCCGGTCAGGTCGTCGGCGTGGTCGAGGAGCCCGGCCAGGGCCAGGTACATCGAGGCGGTGTAGCTGTTGCCGAGTTGGGTGTTGTAGGCGGTGGTGCAGGTGAGGGCGGTCGTTGCCGGGTGCTCACTCTGGTGGCCGCAGTGCCGTAGGAGGTGTCGGTGGGCTTTGTGGGCCATGGTGGTGAATGGCTGGTGGTAGCAGATCGCGGCGAAGTCGCCCAGGGGCCGGCCGCCGTGCTTGGTGTAGTCGTTCCAGGTCCCCTCCAGTGCCTGGAGGTAGGCGCTGATGGATTCCTGCCCGTTGACCAGGGCGGTCGACAGGTAGTTGGGGCGCCAGAAGTCCATGATGTCCGCGGTGTACAGGCCGGAGGGATGTTCGATGCGCAGGAGTGCGGGGTCGGCTGCCACCAGCAGGGCTACGGCCGCGGCTCCCTGGGTGGCTTCGCCGGGGCTGTCGAGCGGGTAGCGGCTGATGTCGCTGCCGATCACCAGGACCTGCTGGCCGGGGTCCCGGGTGACCAGGGCGAGGGCCAGTTGGAGGCCCGCGGTCGCCGCGTAGCAGGCCTGTTTGAGTTCGACGACGCGTGTGGCCGCAGGCAGCTCCAGCAGCGAGTGGACGTAGACGCCTGCGGACTTGGACTGGTCGATGGAGGACTCGGTGGCGAACAGGACGGTGCGGATGCGGTCCGTGCCGTGGCGTTGGACGACGGGCTGCGCGGCGGTGGCGGCCAGGGTGACGACGTCCTCGTCCGCGGCGGGCACGCTCAT comes from Streptomyces sp. TLI_053 and encodes:
- a CDS encoding hydroxymethylglutaryl-CoA synthase; this encodes MNRRTTVGIHDLSFASAEFVLTHATLAAHNGARLAKYHTGIGQQAMSVPAADEDVVTLAATAAQPVVQRHGTDRIRTVLFATESSIDQSKSAGVYVHSLLELPAATRVVELKQACYAATAGLQLALALVTRDPGQQVLVIGSDISRYPLDSPGEATQGAAAVALLVAADPALLRIEHPSGLYTADIMDFWRPNYLSTALVNGQESISAYLQALEGTWNDYTKHGGRPLGDFAAICYHQPFTTMAHKAHRHLLRHCGHQSEHPATTALTCTTAYNTQLGNSYTASMYLALAGLLDHADDLTGQPVGLMSYGSGSVAEFFAGTVVPGYRRHLRRTAHRTVVDRRQALTYARYRDLHETQLPTDGGDHPLPPQTTGPFRLAALTGHKRIYTPR